Below is a genomic region from Kribbella qitaiheensis.
GCACCGGTATGTGGAGACCAACCCGGGGTACAGGGCGATCTTCTACGAGGCACTGCCGGTCGCGCTCAAGTCGCTCGCGGACGACCCGTCGCCGGCGAACCAGGTGCGCGCGTCGGTCACCTACAACCACGTAGTAGAAGGCACTCTGGCCCTGACCGGCTACCACTCGTGGAACCTGCTGTGCACCGGCCGCGGTGTCCTGCCCGGCATGCAGGAACTCATCCGCCGCATCGGTGACGACGAACGCCGCCACATGGCCTGGGGCACCTTCACCTGCCGCCGCCACGTCGCCGCCGATCCGTCGAACTGGAAGGTCGTCACGGACACGATGGAGGAGTTGCTCCCGCACGCCCTCGTGCAAATCCAATGGGCCCTGGAGAACTCCCCGGAACTCCCACCCGAGATCGATCCGACCGCCCTGATGACGTACGCCGGCGACCGCGCCACCCGTCGCCTCGGCGCGATCGAGTCGGCCGTCGGCGCGGACGTGGCCGGCATCGACCTCGACTACTCCCCCGAGAAGCTCGAGGACACCTTCGGCGACGAAGACTCCGCCGCACTCGCCGCCGTCCGGTAGCGCCCTGGCCCGGCCGGCTAGCTGATTTTGTGTACGACGGTGTCGGCGGGCGTGACGGCGCGCCCGTCGGCGGCGTGAACGGTCAGCGGCCGGAGGGCTTTGCCGTCGCGGCGGTCGAGGAGTTCCGAGTGAGGTTCACCTGGGGCGAAGGAGAAGGCCTCGCCCCATTGGCGCAGGGCAACGATGACCGGGAAGAGCGCCTCACCCTTGGGGGTCAGGAGGTACTCGTTGTAGGCGCCTGCTGGGTGCAGCTCCAGGATCCCCTGGTCCACCAGGGCTTTCAGGCGGGTGGACAGGATGTTCTTGGCGACGCCGAGGCTGCGCTGGAACTCGCCGAAACGGCGGCTCCCGTCGAACGCGTCCCGCACGATCAGCAGCGACCACCAGTCGCCGACCGCGTCGACCGACCGCGCCACTGGGCACTCCGCCTCGTCGAACCTGGTCCGCTCGACCATCATCCACCTCCTGGT
It encodes:
- a CDS encoding winged helix-turn-helix transcriptional regulator; this translates as MVERTRFDEAECPVARSVDAVGDWWSLLIVRDAFDGSRRFGEFQRSLGVAKNILSTRLKALVDQGILELHPAGAYNEYLLTPKGEALFPVIVALRQWGEAFSFAPGEPHSELLDRRDGKALRPLTVHAADGRAVTPADTVVHKIS
- a CDS encoding R2-like ligand-binding oxidase translates to MTNPLHRQGFSTLQAGGLNWDALPLRLFDKGNRKFWNPRDIDFSQDAKDWQDFTDNERDNALMLCSQFIAGEEAVTEDLQPFLQAMAAEGRFGDEMYLTQFCFEEAKHTAVFRMWLDAVGVTEDLHRYVETNPGYRAIFYEALPVALKSLADDPSPANQVRASVTYNHVVEGTLALTGYHSWNLLCTGRGVLPGMQELIRRIGDDERRHMAWGTFTCRRHVAADPSNWKVVTDTMEELLPHALVQIQWALENSPELPPEIDPTALMTYAGDRATRRLGAIESAVGADVAGIDLDYSPEKLEDTFGDEDSAALAAVR